From Dethiosulfovibrio salsuginis, one genomic window encodes:
- the tuf gene encoding elongation factor Tu: MAKEKFERTKPHLNIGTIGHIDHGKTSLTAAISKSLASAGYADFSKFEDIDKAPEERERGITINIAHIEYQTDKRHYAHIDCPGHADYIKNMITGAAQMDGGILVVSAADGPMPQTREHVLLARQVNVPALVVFMNKVDMVDDDELLDLVEMEIRELLDKYNFPGDDVPIIRGSALKVLEESDGTREDKWSKAIWELMDACDNYFPDPVRDTDKTFLMPIEDVFTITGRGTVVTGRVEQGVIHSGDEVEIVGIRDTQKTVATSLEMFRKILDEALAGDNVGVLLRGTGKDDVERGQVLAKPGSIKPHTKFKAEVYVLKKEEGGRHTPFFKGYKPQFYFRTTDVTGAIELPEGVEMVMPGDNATFKVELI, translated from the coding sequence ATGGCAAAGGAAAAGTTTGAAAGGACAAAGCCTCATCTTAACATCGGTACCATCGGTCACATCGACCACGGCAAGACCAGCCTTACCGCTGCTATCTCCAAGAGTCTCGCCTCCGCAGGCTATGCGGACTTCTCGAAGTTCGAGGACATCGACAAGGCCCCTGAGGAGAGAGAGCGCGGAATAACCATCAACATAGCTCACATCGAGTACCAGACCGACAAGCGTCACTACGCTCACATCGACTGCCCCGGCCACGCCGACTACATCAAGAACATGATCACCGGTGCCGCTCAGATGGACGGCGGAATCCTGGTGGTCTCCGCCGCCGACGGCCCGATGCCTCAGACCCGTGAGCACGTCCTTCTCGCCCGTCAGGTCAACGTGCCCGCCCTCGTGGTCTTCATGAACAAAGTCGACATGGTCGACGACGACGAGCTTCTCGATCTGGTCGAGATGGAGATCCGCGAGCTTCTGGACAAGTACAACTTCCCCGGAGACGACGTGCCTATCATCCGTGGTTCCGCCCTTAAGGTTCTCGAGGAGAGCGACGGCACCAGAGAGGACAAATGGAGCAAGGCGATCTGGGAGCTTATGGACGCTTGCGACAACTACTTCCCCGATCCCGTCCGTGACACCGACAAGACCTTCCTCATGCCCATCGAGGACGTGTTCACCATCACCGGTCGCGGCACCGTCGTAACCGGTCGTGTGGAGCAGGGAGTTATCCACTCCGGCGACGAGGTGGAGATAGTCGGGATCAGGGACACCCAGAAGACCGTTGCCACCTCCCTCGAGATGTTCCGCAAGATCCTCGACGAGGCTCTGGCTGGAGATAACGTAGGGGTCCTTCTTCGTGGAACCGGCAAAGACGACGTCGAGCGCGGTCAGGTTCTGGCCAAGCCCGGATCGATCAAGCCTCACACCAAGTTCAAGGCTGAGGTCTACGTCCTCAAGAAGGAAGAGGGCGGCCGTCACACTCCCTTCTTCAAGGGCTACAAGCCTCAGTTCTACTTCCGTACCACCGACGTCACCGGAGCCATCGAGCTTCCTGAGGGAGTCGAGATGGTAATGCCTGGGGACAACGCCACCTTCAAGGTCGAGCTTATC
- the fusA gene encoding elongation factor G, translating to MAGMDLHKIRNIGIAAHIDAGKTTTTERILFYTGKSYKIGEVHEGAATMDWMEQERERGITITSAATTCQWKGHNINVIDTPGHVDFTVEVERSMRVLDGAVSVFCAVGGVEPQSETVWRQADKYHVPRIAFVNKMDRVGANFLSVVDQLKDRLGARAVPLQLPIGSEDSFKGVVDLIEMKAMVFSDNIGGDPSVQEIPAEMLDDAKLYRDSMIEALADFDEDIMSLFLEGEPVPNDMITAAIRKSTIALDIIPAMCGTAFKNKGVQPLLDAVVAYLPSPMDLPAIKGEDPDDGSEMERHADVSEPVSILAFKVAVDPFVGKLTFCRIYSGMLKSGMSLYNPTSRKKERVGRILQMHSNKRTDIDEAGAGMIVAIPGLKATRTGDTLCDEKAPIVLESLVFPEPVISLAVEPMSQADKDKMSKGLISLAEEDPTFVVRNDEETGQTVISGMGELHLDIIVDRLKREFKADVNVGRPQVAYREAITRAVTDVQGKFVRQSGGRGQYGDVVINMEPLEDGKGFLFEDKIVGGVIPRDYIPAVQKGIEESLTNGILGGFPVIGVKVQLVYGSYHDVDSSEMAFKIAASMAFKEAMRKAGPTLMEPVMFVEVVTPEDYVGDVMGDLSSRRGRVEGMDIRGNARAIKAYVPLGEMFGYATDIRSKTSGRATYTMQFDHYEAVPNSVAEEILKK from the coding sequence ATGGCTGGAATGGATCTACATAAAATAAGAAATATAGGTATTGCCGCTCATATCGATGCCGGTAAGACCACAACCACCGAGCGTATCCTGTTCTACACCGGTAAAAGCTACAAGATCGGTGAAGTTCACGAAGGCGCGGCCACCATGGACTGGATGGAGCAGGAGCGGGAGAGAGGCATTACCATCACTTCAGCTGCTACCACCTGTCAATGGAAGGGCCATAACATCAACGTTATTGATACGCCCGGCCACGTGGATTTTACCGTAGAGGTCGAACGCTCTATGAGAGTCCTCGACGGAGCGGTATCAGTGTTCTGTGCTGTCGGTGGAGTTGAGCCTCAGTCGGAGACCGTATGGCGTCAGGCGGACAAGTACCACGTCCCCCGTATAGCTTTCGTCAACAAGATGGACCGTGTCGGTGCCAACTTCCTCAGCGTAGTCGATCAGCTCAAAGATCGGCTCGGTGCCAGAGCGGTCCCCCTTCAGCTCCCCATAGGGTCTGAGGACAGCTTCAAAGGCGTAGTTGACCTGATAGAGATGAAAGCCATGGTCTTCTCCGACAACATCGGAGGCGATCCCTCAGTGCAGGAGATACCGGCAGAGATGCTGGACGACGCCAAGCTCTACAGGGACTCTATGATAGAGGCCCTCGCCGATTTCGACGAGGACATAATGTCTCTCTTCCTAGAGGGCGAGCCAGTTCCTAACGACATGATAACGGCCGCCATCAGAAAGAGCACCATAGCTCTGGATATAATCCCCGCTATGTGTGGGACTGCCTTTAAAAACAAAGGAGTTCAGCCCCTTCTCGACGCCGTTGTGGCCTACCTTCCGAGCCCCATGGATCTCCCCGCCATAAAAGGCGAAGATCCTGACGATGGCTCCGAGATGGAGAGACACGCCGACGTAAGCGAGCCGGTATCCATACTGGCTTTCAAGGTAGCGGTTGACCCGTTCGTGGGTAAACTGACCTTCTGCCGTATATACTCCGGTATGCTGAAGTCCGGTATGTCCCTTTATAACCCGACCAGCAGGAAGAAAGAAAGAGTCGGTCGAATCCTCCAGATGCACTCCAACAAGAGGACCGACATAGACGAAGCTGGGGCAGGCATGATAGTCGCTATCCCCGGTCTTAAAGCGACCAGAACCGGAGACACCCTCTGTGACGAAAAGGCTCCTATAGTGCTTGAGTCCTTGGTCTTCCCTGAGCCGGTTATCTCTCTGGCCGTTGAGCCTATGTCCCAGGCGGACAAAGATAAAATGTCCAAAGGACTCATCTCCCTGGCCGAAGAGGACCCGACTTTCGTCGTCCGCAACGACGAGGAAACCGGACAGACCGTCATATCCGGCATGGGCGAGCTTCACCTCGACATCATAGTCGATCGCCTAAAGAGAGAGTTCAAAGCCGACGTCAACGTCGGACGTCCCCAGGTCGCCTACAGAGAGGCTATCACCAGAGCGGTCACCGATGTGCAGGGCAAATTCGTCCGTCAGAGCGGCGGTAGAGGCCAGTACGGCGACGTGGTTATAAACATGGAGCCCCTAGAGGACGGCAAAGGCTTCCTCTTCGAGGACAAGATTGTCGGTGGAGTGATCCCCAGAGACTACATTCCCGCAGTACAGAAGGGAATTGAGGAATCCCTCACCAACGGTATTCTCGGCGGATTCCCCGTCATAGGCGTGAAGGTCCAGCTCGTCTACGGAAGCTACCACGACGTCGACAGCTCCGAAATGGCCTTTAAGATCGCCGCCTCCATGGCTTTCAAAGAGGCGATGAGAAAAGCCGGTCCGACCCTGATGGAGCCTGTCATGTTTGTTGAGGTAGTAACCCCTGAGGATTACGTCGGAGACGTTATGGGAGACCTGTCCTCCCGCCGTGGTCGTGTGGAAGGCATGGATATCAGAGGAAACGCCAGGGCTATAAAGGCCTACGTCCCCCTCGGAGAGATGTTTGGTTACGCTACCGACATCAGAAGCAAGACCTCCGGTCGTGCCACCTACACCATGCAGTTCGACCACTACGAAGCGGTTCCTAACAGCGTAGCGGAAGAAATACTTAAAAAATAA
- the rpsG gene encoding 30S ribosomal protein S7 translates to MPRKGHVRKRETQPDTKFGNTVLTKFINKVMLDGKKSTAESIVYEALDKAGEKLGVQAVEVFEKAMENVKPLVEVRSRRVGGATYQVPVEVAPARAQALAIRWIINFSRGKKGMPMADRLSREFIDAYKGEGSSMKKREDTHKMAEANRAFAHYRW, encoded by the coding sequence ATGCCACGTAAAGGGCATGTTAGAAAACGCGAAACACAGCCGGATACGAAATTCGGCAACACAGTGTTGACCAAGTTTATCAACAAGGTCATGCTGGACGGAAAGAAGAGCACCGCGGAGAGCATCGTTTACGAAGCTCTGGATAAGGCTGGCGAGAAGCTAGGCGTGCAGGCTGTAGAGGTCTTCGAGAAGGCCATGGAGAACGTCAAACCCCTTGTGGAAGTCCGTTCCCGCAGGGTCGGTGGAGCCACCTATCAGGTTCCTGTCGAGGTTGCCCCTGCTAGGGCTCAGGCTCTAGCTATCCGATGGATCATAAACTTCTCCAGAGGCAAGAAGGGTATGCCCATGGCGGACAGACTCTCCAGAGAGTTTATCGACGCCTATAAAGGCGAAGGCAGCTCCATGAAGAAGAGAGAAGACACCCACAAAATGGCTGAGGCCAACAGGGCCTTCGCTCATTACCGTTGGTAG
- the rpsL gene encoding 30S ribosomal protein S12: protein MPTINQLVRKGRVEKTQKSDSPALQNCPARRGVCTRVYTVTPKKPNSALRKVARVRLTNGIEVTSYIPGVGHNLQEHSVVLVRGGRVKDLPGVRYHIVRGTLDCGGVEGRRRSRSKYGARRPKS from the coding sequence GTGCCAACAATTAATCAGTTAGTTCGTAAGGGCAGGGTAGAGAAGACCCAGAAGTCCGACTCTCCCGCTCTGCAGAACTGTCCGGCACGAAGAGGGGTCTGTACCAGGGTATACACCGTTACCCCCAAAAAGCCGAACTCGGCTCTCCGTAAGGTCGCCCGTGTAAGGCTGACCAACGGAATTGAGGTAACCTCGTATATTCCCGGTGTAGGCCATAACCTGCAGGAGCACTCGGTGGTTCTGGTCAGGGGTGGTCGAGTCAAGGACCTTCCCGGTGTGCGTTATCACATCGTCCGTGGAACCCTTGACTGCGGCGGAGTCGAAGGTCGTCGTAGGAGCCGTTCCAAGTACGGCGCCCGTCGCCCCAAGTCCTAG
- a CDS encoding ribosomal L7Ae/L30e/S12e/Gadd45 family protein, which translates to MAVQELAEGKRFIGLSQVRRELLKGNVEKIFVAEDADDSILSDILSLAGSQGIPVEQVGTMVELGRACAISRGAATAALQRKNRC; encoded by the coding sequence ATGGCTGTTCAAGAACTGGCTGAAGGAAAAAGGTTTATAGGTCTTAGTCAGGTTCGTAGAGAGCTACTGAAAGGCAACGTCGAAAAGATTTTCGTCGCTGAGGATGCCGACGACTCGATACTTTCCGACATCCTGTCCTTAGCTGGTTCTCAGGGAATTCCCGTTGAACAGGTGGGGACGATGGTAGAACTGGGCAGGGCCTGCGCCATATCCAGAGGCGCAGCTACAGCGGCTTTACAGCGGAAGAACCGCTGTTAA
- the rpoC gene encoding DNA-directed RNA polymerase subunit beta' yields MTRREIVGVRVRLAGPEEIRGLSKGEVKKPETINYRTLKPEKDGLFCERIFGPTKSFECSCGKYKKSGPKFKGVVCDRCGVEVTDNRVRREHMGHIELAAPVVHIWYLRGIPSRLSLLLGTATKMLEKVVYFAPVRKREAAFKVVIEGKRPDLAKRGSIISESEVRVHAHYDSKFKAEEAYRIVSVDDVPVTSGDVISSSQVARFKGDYGDESFSVEPAFIVESCDEGLELQIGQVISGGECERLRDSGSSLSVRRAMAGNQDGFVVTSVAKLPFAKGDVVSTSEYNLFHQRYQDKFVAQLETVVVEDPCFLVISGGESPFEDGDVVIDREQHLCSNYDKKFRAGIGAEGVRDMLDSMDMNHLAQALREELSETSGQKRRKVVKRLQVVEDFRKGFCQAQSMVLEVLPVIPPDLRPMVQLDGGRFATSDLNDLYRRVINRNNRLRKLQELRAPEIIVRNEKRMLQESVDALIDNGRMGKAVLGAGNRPLKSLSDLLRGKKGRFRQNLLGKRVDYSGRSVITIGPSLKIYQCGLPKQMALELFKPFVIHQLVEQGIAPNVKSGKRMIERGKEEIWGMLEEIIKDHPVMLNRAPTLHRLGIQAFEPVLMEGKAIRLHPLVCTAFNADFDGDQMAVHVPLSVEAQAEARMLMLAANNILSPASGKPIVAPAQDMVLGIYYLTNKREGMTGEGLYFKNFDDVLSALDHGVVHVNAKIRLRWNKDWKDWSDQEPQWGISFVDEGKRWIETSPGRVLFNSHLPRNIRFLDGQLGKKDVSKLLDIGYDMVTRQEMVELLDSIKDLGYRWATLSGLSFCITDVIVPEEKAKVVKDSLVEDDEIRDQYEMGILNEDEYLLQKEILWSKAAADVGDAILGHMHHDNPVRMMVDSGARGSKGQLAQMAGIRGLMADPTGRIIDYPITSNFREGMNMLEYFISTHGARKGLADTALRTAKSGYLTRRLVDVAQDVIITEVDCGTEQGVKIEPLESDGKIVIPISERLSGRTALRDVISPSDGKVIVPKGDLITPTLAEEIDRYGLKEVWVRSPMSCVTRHGICQKCYGTDLATRRTVDIGEAVGVVAAQSIGEPGTQLTMRTFHTGGVRISGEDITQGLPRIEQLFEARRPKKVAVLAGVDGKVSEIREMEGKRKVIIIPDDQEHDSKIAYNIPSNQNLLVEEGQNVTKTQKLTEGYIDPQQLLEVVGQDSVQKYLVDSIQEVYRSQGVSINNKHIEVILRKVAPVNRVKVIDEGDTAFVAGDLVWAGDVEAEASVIEQENENNIHEAIKIFSGKAFNGLVGAGKNDLGKRKGDPLDEELIRSILVPGASLTEIDMTDEAGPLRVIVGEASFRKEMKGFELIEPFEARDGRIVEAGQPLTLGQLSVVTSEEPRPIRVRDAEEVDKLIDVAYLAEDVVSEGQVLAAKDQIVTEEIAQLIKMSDISAIKIWKGIERVNLADAMQERLLAKIWGRPLRQAIDDQGNALPSQPPIVDGSIVRGLIEGQLAAISMDDEIVSRQTVIKDVIADKCYGKILLESIEIDGVTVVDGGQEINKAVLDSLVSANLEELVLRPVFCHTESRSIISRVTFVRKLRQAPECRKFIHGITKAALATDSFLSAASFQQTAQVLAGAAVRCQVDGLVGLKENVIIGHLIPAGTGVESFRTLEIKDKKA; encoded by the coding sequence ATGACTCGTCGTGAAATCGTCGGAGTCAGAGTGCGTCTTGCCGGTCCTGAAGAGATCCGTGGCCTTTCAAAAGGGGAGGTCAAAAAACCGGAGACCATAAACTACAGGACCTTAAAGCCGGAAAAAGACGGTCTTTTTTGTGAGCGGATATTTGGACCAACCAAAAGCTTTGAGTGTTCCTGTGGAAAATACAAAAAAAGTGGCCCTAAGTTCAAGGGAGTCGTCTGCGACCGTTGCGGTGTAGAGGTTACCGACAACCGGGTTCGCAGAGAGCACATGGGACATATCGAGCTGGCCGCACCGGTGGTCCACATATGGTATCTCAGAGGAATACCCAGCAGGCTTAGCCTCCTGCTGGGTACGGCCACCAAGATGCTCGAAAAGGTCGTTTACTTTGCTCCTGTAAGAAAGAGAGAGGCCGCTTTTAAGGTCGTCATAGAGGGAAAAAGGCCGGATCTCGCGAAAAGAGGATCTATTATCTCCGAGAGCGAGGTCAGAGTTCACGCCCATTACGACTCTAAATTCAAAGCTGAGGAAGCCTACCGAATCGTGTCTGTAGACGATGTCCCTGTGACATCGGGAGACGTTATATCCTCCTCTCAGGTCGCTAGATTCAAAGGTGATTACGGAGATGAATCCTTCTCCGTTGAGCCTGCGTTTATCGTGGAATCCTGCGATGAAGGTCTGGAGCTTCAGATAGGTCAGGTCATATCGGGAGGGGAATGCGAGAGACTCAGAGATAGCGGTAGCTCTCTGTCCGTCCGCAGGGCCATGGCGGGAAACCAGGATGGTTTTGTTGTTACCTCGGTGGCAAAGTTGCCCTTTGCTAAAGGCGATGTGGTCTCCACCAGCGAGTATAACCTCTTCCATCAGAGATACCAGGATAAATTCGTCGCCCAGCTTGAGACCGTAGTCGTGGAGGATCCCTGTTTCCTGGTCATATCGGGAGGAGAATCTCCCTTTGAGGACGGAGACGTCGTCATAGACCGGGAACAGCATCTTTGCTCTAACTACGATAAAAAATTCCGAGCCGGAATCGGTGCGGAGGGAGTTCGAGATATGCTCGACTCTATGGACATGAACCACCTGGCTCAGGCCCTCAGGGAAGAGCTCTCCGAGACCAGCGGTCAGAAGCGGCGTAAGGTCGTCAAAAGGCTCCAGGTCGTCGAGGACTTCCGTAAAGGCTTCTGCCAGGCTCAGTCGATGGTCCTTGAGGTTCTACCGGTCATACCGCCGGATCTCCGTCCTATGGTCCAGCTTGACGGAGGAAGGTTTGCCACCTCCGACCTCAACGACCTCTACCGAAGGGTCATAAACAGAAACAACCGCCTTAGAAAGCTACAGGAACTCAGGGCGCCGGAGATAATAGTCCGAAACGAAAAGCGAATGCTCCAGGAATCCGTCGACGCTCTCATAGACAACGGCAGAATGGGGAAAGCGGTCTTAGGAGCGGGCAACAGACCTCTTAAGAGCCTCTCCGACCTTCTGAGGGGCAAAAAAGGTCGTTTCCGTCAGAACCTTCTGGGGAAACGGGTCGACTACTCGGGGAGATCGGTTATAACCATAGGTCCAAGCCTGAAAATCTATCAGTGTGGTCTACCTAAACAGATGGCCCTGGAGCTCTTCAAGCCCTTTGTCATACATCAGCTTGTAGAGCAGGGAATAGCTCCTAACGTAAAAAGCGGAAAAAGGATGATAGAAAGGGGCAAAGAGGAAATTTGGGGCATGCTGGAGGAGATAATAAAAGATCATCCAGTGATGCTAAACCGTGCTCCTACCCTTCACCGCCTCGGTATCCAGGCCTTTGAGCCGGTCCTCATGGAAGGAAAGGCAATAAGACTGCATCCTCTGGTCTGCACCGCCTTTAACGCCGACTTCGACGGAGACCAGATGGCCGTTCACGTCCCTCTTTCCGTTGAGGCTCAGGCGGAGGCCAGAATGCTCATGTTGGCGGCGAACAACATACTTTCTCCCGCCAGCGGAAAGCCTATAGTCGCTCCAGCTCAGGACATGGTTTTAGGTATATACTATCTGACCAACAAAAGGGAAGGAATGACCGGAGAAGGGCTCTACTTCAAGAACTTTGATGACGTCCTCAGCGCACTGGACCATGGAGTCGTTCACGTCAACGCAAAAATAAGGCTTCGCTGGAACAAAGATTGGAAAGACTGGTCCGATCAGGAACCTCAGTGGGGAATCTCCTTCGTCGACGAAGGCAAAAGATGGATAGAGACCTCTCCTGGCAGGGTTCTCTTCAACAGCCATCTTCCCAGGAACATCAGGTTCCTGGACGGACAGCTAGGCAAAAAAGACGTCTCTAAACTGCTGGATATCGGATACGACATGGTTACTCGGCAGGAGATGGTAGAGCTTCTGGACTCCATAAAAGATCTGGGATATCGTTGGGCTACCTTAAGCGGCCTCAGTTTCTGCATCACCGACGTTATCGTTCCTGAGGAAAAAGCTAAGGTCGTAAAAGACTCCTTAGTCGAGGACGACGAAATCAGAGATCAGTACGAAATGGGTATCTTAAATGAAGATGAATATCTTCTTCAAAAAGAGATCCTATGGTCTAAAGCTGCCGCCGACGTCGGTGACGCTATTCTCGGCCATATGCACCACGATAATCCCGTCAGGATGATGGTCGACTCCGGTGCTAGAGGAAGTAAAGGACAGCTCGCCCAGATGGCTGGCATAAGAGGCCTGATGGCCGATCCTACCGGTCGAATCATCGACTACCCTATAACCAGTAACTTCCGTGAGGGAATGAACATGTTGGAGTACTTTATATCCACCCACGGAGCGAGAAAAGGACTGGCGGACACCGCCCTTCGTACCGCTAAGTCGGGATATCTAACCCGTCGTCTCGTGGACGTAGCTCAGGACGTCATTATAACCGAGGTGGATTGCGGAACGGAGCAGGGGGTAAAAATAGAGCCTCTGGAGAGCGACGGAAAAATCGTCATACCGATAAGCGAAAGGCTCTCCGGTAGAACCGCCCTTAGGGACGTGATCTCCCCATCCGACGGAAAGGTAATAGTACCTAAAGGGGATCTCATAACCCCAACTCTGGCGGAGGAGATCGACCGTTATGGCCTGAAAGAGGTCTGGGTAAGAAGCCCTATGAGCTGTGTAACCAGACACGGAATCTGTCAGAAATGTTACGGAACCGACCTTGCTACGAGGCGGACCGTGGATATAGGAGAAGCGGTCGGAGTCGTCGCTGCTCAGTCTATTGGAGAGCCCGGCACCCAGCTCACCATGAGGACCTTCCACACCGGAGGGGTCCGAATCTCCGGAGAGGACATCACCCAGGGTCTTCCTCGAATCGAACAGCTCTTCGAGGCCAGAAGGCCTAAAAAAGTGGCTGTATTGGCGGGAGTGGACGGCAAAGTCTCAGAGATAAGGGAAATGGAGGGCAAGAGAAAGGTCATTATAATTCCTGACGATCAGGAGCATGACTCTAAAATAGCCTATAACATCCCCTCCAACCAGAACCTCCTGGTCGAAGAGGGGCAAAACGTCACAAAGACCCAGAAGCTAACCGAGGGATACATCGATCCTCAGCAGCTTCTAGAGGTGGTTGGACAGGACTCTGTCCAGAAATACCTCGTCGACAGCATCCAGGAGGTCTACCGTTCCCAGGGTGTCTCCATCAACAACAAACACATAGAGGTAATACTCCGTAAGGTGGCTCCGGTCAACAGGGTCAAGGTAATAGACGAAGGGGACACCGCCTTTGTCGCCGGAGACCTGGTCTGGGCCGGTGACGTCGAAGCGGAAGCCTCGGTGATCGAGCAGGAGAACGAGAACAACATCCACGAGGCCATAAAGATATTCTCTGGAAAGGCCTTCAACGGATTGGTCGGTGCTGGCAAGAACGATCTGGGCAAGAGAAAAGGCGACCCTCTCGACGAAGAGCTGATAAGATCTATTTTAGTCCCTGGAGCCTCTTTGACGGAAATAGACATGACCGACGAGGCTGGACCTTTGAGGGTTATCGTCGGAGAAGCCTCATTCCGAAAGGAAATGAAGGGGTTTGAACTGATAGAGCCCTTTGAAGCTAGGGATGGGCGGATCGTAGAGGCTGGACAGCCTCTTACCCTGGGACAGCTTTCGGTCGTAACCTCCGAGGAGCCGAGACCCATAAGGGTAAGAGACGCAGAAGAGGTCGATAAGCTTATCGATGTGGCCTACCTTGCGGAAGACGTCGTATCGGAAGGCCAGGTTCTTGCGGCAAAGGATCAGATAGTAACCGAAGAGATCGCTCAGCTCATAAAGATGAGCGACATTTCCGCCATAAAGATATGGAAAGGCATAGAGAGGGTCAACCTGGCCGATGCCATGCAGGAAAGGTTGCTCGCCAAAATATGGGGTAGACCTCTCAGGCAGGCCATCGACGATCAGGGCAACGCCCTGCCTTCTCAGCCTCCTATAGTCGATGGAAGTATAGTAAGAGGCTTAATCGAAGGCCAGTTGGCGGCTATCTCCATGGATGACGAGATAGTATCCAGGCAGACCGTGATAAAAGACGTTATAGCGGATAAATGTTACGGCAAGATATTGCTCGAGAGTATTGAGATCGATGGAGTCACTGTAGTCGACGGAGGACAGGAGATAAATAAAGCCGTCCTCGACTCCCTGGTCTCCGCTAACCTGGAGGAACTGGTCCTAAGGCCGGTCTTCTGTCACACCGAAAGCAGATCGATCATCTCCAGGGTGACCTTTGTCCGTAAACTGAGACAGGCACCTGAGTGCCGTAAATTTATCCACGGAATAACCAAAGCGGCCCTCGCCACCGACAGCTTCCTGAGTGCGGCATCCTTCCAGCAAACCGCTCAGGTACTGGCTGGAGCTGCGGTGAGATGTCAGGTCGACGGATTGGTCGGCTTGAAGGAAAACGTAATTATAGGTCACCTCATACCAGCGGGAACAGGGGTTGAATCCTTCAGGACCTTAGAGATTAAAGATAAAAAAGCCTAG